Genomic window (Lycium barbarum isolate Lr01 chromosome 2, ASM1917538v2, whole genome shotgun sequence):
gtACGGGCAGTGACTAGAGGAGTACAAATGGGTACGGTACGATGAGACGTATATGCGTAGTTGTCATGATGATGTTAAGTtctatttatgtatttttatgcatgcctgtatgtgtgtatgtatgtatgtttgcattgcatcccactgatcagttgggcacaTGATCGAGCCCGGAGGGGCCGAGTACGCAGATAATCGAGCCTACATGGCCGAGTACGCCTATgatcgagcctatatggccgagtacGCATGTGATCGAGCCTACATGGCCGAGTACGCATATGATCGAGCCCGGGAGGGCCGAGTACGCACCCtatcgagcctatatggccgagtacGCATGGTATCGAGCCTAGATGGTCGAGTACGTGATTGTGCTGCATCATGACTGTGTTTGATATGCATGAGCAGATACCGTATTACGATGATGATTTATGTGACATATTGACGTATATGCTATGACGATACGAGTACGACGAGTGTATATAGGAGACATGCAATAGGTATGACGATAAGCGTAGGACAGGTGTGTATGTATGACCTATGGTGTGTATATGAAATACATTTACCCTTAAGGGTCGCGCAGGTTTGctctcaccttatgacttatgattttctATCACGTTTATTTcactcctgccttacatactcagtacaacattcgtactgacgtccgcttcctttggacgctgtgctcatgcccacaggtaggcagggagacggcgTAGACCGATAGGAGctttcagcagatttgcaggaacactccactatttcggaggtgccagtcGGGTCTATGCttttgtgtatacatgtatatgtccagttctccagtagaggctcgtggatacgtAGTGTAGGTCAGATGGTCTCACTAGAATACTTTGATATATGTGAATATATTATGTTGTCGCCTTAacaaggcttatgtatataatataagtTGTGATTTCTTTTCAAACGGAAGATGACGGTGTTATGATTATGACATAATAAAAGATAAAGAAAGGTAAAAAtggttatgacgagtgaggaaaGGAGTGGTGCtcgtggtcagcctcgggtacccgtcgcggctccttgttgggtcgtgacacaatcatCAAATTGTAACACTCTAACACTAGAAAAAAttcaaataactaaaatatagaaCTCTCAAGTATTTCATCTTCTTTGCATTAGTTGGAGTGCAAGTTGCTCCCTCATATCGGTCATTATCTGAGAATCTTCAACTGTCCAACTAGGTCCATTTGTTTCATCTAATGCTTCTTCTTGTTGTCCTCTTCATCAAATATCACTTGAGGCGTATCAAAATGATTAAACAAGTCATCATTGATGTGCTCCTTCCTGATAAAATTATTAACGGCAAAACATGCAATAACAACATCTCTTTGGATATTAATAGGATATGGAGCCATCTTGTCCAATATAGGAAATCTTGCTTTCAGTACTCCATAGGAAAGTTCGATAACGTTTCTAAGTTGTGCATGAGCATGATTAAACTTTTCCTCCTTCGTTATGGCACGCCTACGATGATAATCTCCTAACCAATATCGAATATTACGATACGGTGTTAGAAATCCTCGAGTATTAGGATATGCCGCATCACATAGATAGTATTTATctgacattaaaaaaaaataagttaggcgatcatatctgtcacgacccaaccccgtgagccgtgactggtgcccgagctggacacctttacacacctacttaccgaATCGACATATCTATAACTTATTCATATCCAACAAATATTAATCATCACAGATATTAAGGCTGTCATATGCtaacaatcatatatatatatatatatatatatatatatctgtatataccagtcgttaaggctatcatagcaaatAGTACCGCttagacacaaatcacagacataaccggacAATGATGactcatgacccacatatatgtctacaggcctctaacaaacataacagaatcatatggcgggacagggccccgccgtacccttgaatagtcatatacacatgaagatgtacaacagaaagatatataccaaaagtgtgggctccggatcaaaggagcactccaaagaaGCAGAAAGGGCaccctagactggcggatcaccacaataagcgtctgtacctgcgggcatgaaacgcagcccccgaagaaagggggtcagtacgaaaaatgtactgagtatgtaaggcatgaaatacagaacggGGAATCATAGCCAAAAATAGAAACTCTACAGAACCAGTAAAActgtgtaaaatcatcaatacgttcCCTTTATGTAACAAAGTAGTATATCTCAAATCATGGatcatatacatttacatatacatacatatatatacaacgtgtcccgaccctttagcgagggactcggtgaataaggtcaggcatatcaacatcacataccatgtgtacatataacgtgtcccagccctttttgtgagggactcggtaatagaatcatgtatatcaatatcatgtgtagtgtatgcatataacgtgtcccgaccctttattaagggactcggtggataggatCATGTAtagcagaatcatataccatatatatatacataacgtgtcccggccctctattgcgggtctcggtggataaaatcatcacgtgccatcctggccgccatccccgtatcatcatatcatcacatacatgtacatataacgtgtcccggcccgcaagtgagagggactcggtgaataatgcagagaagtgcgcacgatgacatgtcctggcccgggctcagtgaaatccaaactgaggcttgcacgaacagaataatacgaaaccatatgcacatagaTTAAGACCCGATGGATACATACACTTACTGACatcagaaggctcagaaacaagtttcgggtcgatccgacttagtctgaaaaagttacgaacgtttgaagtacagaacgttctataagcgttttagaagccattttgggATAATCGAAGTAATAGTCATATCAGGTATCTTTCGGAtgtcgtatagatcaaatcataTATAACTTGGATTCATAGGtacatatcatagtatatcaagactcgatagaatagtcgggcatgctatcatttgaaaatcaagacactAATTACATCACTTATCTTTTAATACCAAttagggaacatatcaaataggtctttgaACATCATACCGacgtcatatatcatatatatacacatataacagattcatgcacgcATACTCGTAGAACGTCAtacattatattgctgcggaatgtgcagcccgatccatgaacatattatattattaccgaggaacgttcggcccgatccaagattgtatgcaaaagttagaaacattaatacttacaaaatcattttaaggacatgaattcATATATTTGGCTAtttatccaattatgcaataatctcAACCATACTGCGTATAATCGTATCAAAAGGCCAATAGAAGTCGTAGACGAACTTGAAAACTTAtcaatagagcttcggaatcataagtacgtatcgaaaccatatgaaacgacttatggaggtcaaagatattaGTCACCCTAATGGttctaagaacaagaatttctttgaaatcatgcatatacgtcatttgttcaatTTATagagatcatgccttaagaaagaaaggtgagccttacataccttgcccgctttctacgcaaatccgagtttaagtctttggctccacaagatctacaacaacattaatgcgcaTCAACATTAGGTATAAACACTTAGGAATTCAATTCCAACTAACACCttatttctacagaaatttcggcagcatttcccctgtaaatgctaccatccccgagaatccaactcgactatatcatcaacaacaaacccgagaatttaactcggccaaaatatcaacaatcattctaacaatatccaccatcgcttcaaaacgcatactagcattagcaacttcgttctacaacttcaacggcgtctcaattatattcaattcatatttgatcACACATTCAAGtgctaatccaagatcattcaacacAATTCAAGAGCACTTTAGACAATTTgcaaaatattcaacaattttCCACTAACACCATATCCTACCCGAAGGCTCCACAAATGCAATGAGACTACAAAGtcgcattgtttccttccaaattcatcaacaacacaacaattcacactttagaactccacttccataattacataaaactatattaaaatcacataatttcctataacaacttacaacaaattttcatgccaacttgaactattattcttccGTTTACATCACaaagctacaacaacacaattaacatactaaataatttaattcatgttCTTCCTCCAACTTGGTGCACACgcccatacacacacacacccacaacacacaaattttcatgcttttcattcatttctacacactacaacatacatgcaagtcttccataatataaaaagaatgaaattcttaccttttcttaaatattccacttgccaccaaagttGTTTCctcgcttaaataattataccacgttgaagagggtcttgagattagtagaaattcaaaaagaagaatttttggaccaaggatttAAGCTcaagaaatttttttctttttcttttttttttctcctttggCCGTGAGGCCCTtctatttttttctctcttctttgtttttcttgaaacttcttaaacaATAATGAAGATAAGCCCCCTTTATATTCATTTATCACATGGATTAATTCATATGGGCTtggaccaatttttttttcttttcctagccatggccggccactctatgggttgggcctctttttttttttaacccaattatttgtggctaatttttgtaattcatggaacaaattttcaaaattccaattttgcccttagccttcctccatattttttgCATCAacattttcatgaacaacatatatattaaataaaatcaaaatatgacctTATCTCTTACAGGTCaccattatttcaaattttccgaatgtgcaagattacgggatataacaatatcgaAAAGCTAAATAAGCATTTCAATTGTTTAAGCTGTATGACTTACTAGGTGGAGGAAATGGAAAGCCATTATCTGGATTAGATGCAATCTCAGTTAGAACGTGTGCATCATGTGCTACCCCTTCCCATCCAGCATAAACATAAGTGAAGACCATATTGAAGTCACATATTGCCAAAACATTCTGATAGCATTTACCTTTTCCCTTTCCTCTGTAAACAATTTGTTGATTAGCGGGAACAACAGCATGTACTAATGTCCCGTCTAGTGCACCTATTTCTCCCTgccaatatataaatatatgtcaacaaaatgaataaaaaaaaacttgTGAAATTCTTTAATGATCGTTTAACAAATAATACCTTAAAAATTCTTCGTAACCTGTTATGAGCACCAGGAATATTCATATTCGAATCAAATGTTGTAGGTGTTATCATCTCTTTTGCAAAATTCATCATTGCCTCAAGAACCTCGTGAAAATACTTGTGAATTGTCTGCAAAGAATGTTGAAATCTTCTCTTGATTACGACGTAACGCTCGTTATGTCCTATAATAGTTAAGAATATTGCTATCTTCTCTTCGACGGATATATGTTTGCTATCTATGAGCCATCCATTATGTCTAAAATGTTGACATAGCCGAACATATGCATCACGTGACATGCGCATCAATTCTATACATTGTCGATTAGAGCCAGATAATAGTTCTAATGTATACTTTTGACCAGATAAAGATGATGttaaatctctaattcttctatCATACTTGAGTCTATAACGATTTCTTTGCCAATACAAGCTCATCAACCATAATATTTGATCATCGATATCCATGTTGAATCTGTTTTACCAAGAAAAAAAGATACAATACACAATCGTAAGCACAACTACCTATGTATTTCATCAAGATAAAAAAGTATACAATGGTTATAAAAAATTATTCTATACGCATCAAGCATAACAAGACATACAAGTAGCATTTTTCACCAATAAAATACGTTCCATAAGCATAATATATTACCACAAAGTTCCAGaggttataattaaaaaaaaaaaaaaaaataaagactaGATTCCATAAAATCTTCATCTAGCATAGATACTAGCTAATTAGAAAAATTAAAGAATTCCCAATTTTTTCCCCATGGTTTTGACATAAATCTCTAATTTGTCGACCCCTCTTAGTTTCATCCATGTTTTTGTGTAGCTATCACCTTCACAAAATATACTAAGAGTTGTAGAGTACAATGGCTCTTCCCATCCAAGCTTGTCTAGTTTTTCTATACATTCTTCAACATCAGGCCCGTTGTTTTTGTTCATCAGTAACTCCAATGCAGCACTCATCTTCTCATCAATTTCTAATCGGGACGATgcgttttttcttttctttcccagATTATTTTTTTCAATTGGAATTGAAGATTGAGATGGAAAATCTTTAGAAGCTCCATCATTTTTGTCACCAAGTAGATCCTCAATGTCATCAAGTGAATCTATGTCTATATTAGTAGCTACAGAAGAGGCACCGGGCTGCGGAGTTGTACAACTTGGACTCCAACCATGAATGCCTGTTGCAGTAGAACCCTCAAATAATGTTGTACAAAGTTCCGGAAAGGGTAGAGGTGCACTCCTCAATGTCTTGGCTTTTGGATGAGCCTAATATCCAAATATAAGAGATCATACTTTCAATATACACTTCAAACCGTTTctccttaaaacaaaaaagagaaaaaaaaattactagatAATGAACTAACCTTTATGTACTCATCCCACTCCTCGTTAGACATTCGAATGGTATTGGTTGCTGGATCATAAATATTACCAGTCTTTTTAGTTATTGGCAACCAAGCTTgatatttttcttttaaataatCATAATGGTTCTTCATCTtattttgtgtgactataaagtCATGAGAAGTTTGCAGAACAACCTTAACCTTGTTCCATGAATCTGGCTTCAAACTACTTCTTTGTCTCCCATTCAATGACACTTCTTGAATACAAGTTTCTAGAAATGTTTTTACTACCTCCAATCTCCAAGTCAATCTTGAATTTTCATTAGCTTGTTCcataactgaaatataaaattctaATGATCATCATAGCATATTAGACTAAAAGAAAGGTTATAGTAAAAATGCACAAGCAATTTTCTTTTTCTGGAATGTGATATACCCCTCATAGGAACTTTTGAAAGTTATCCTTCATGTACTTCTTTAAGTACTTTAATCTGTGCAACTACTTATCTACAATCTCGAGAAAAGCTAATTGTCTTATCAATTAATCTGATTTTGTTCAATTAACAAGTTTAATATAACAATCCCATTTCGTATCTGATTATGTTTCTTCTTCAACAAATAGATCAACTAATGGTTGGGGGAACGAATTGAATACCAGACGCATAGATGTTGCAGAGGAACTGAATACGAGACGCATAGACGTTGCAAAATTTAGACACATCTAGttcaagcattttatcaaacaccttaCATGCACATCCCAACTTATTACCTTTCACATACATATGAACTACAGAAGCTTCAACAAACGAATCTAACGCTAACCCAGTTGTTAAACCATACCCATGGACTTGTTTCCCAATTTTAACGCAGCTAACACTACACAAGATTCAATAGCACCAAGAAGAACATGTACATCACCCAAAATGTGTTCAGAtaataatcttgaaaataataaaaaaaaaaagataatataGGTTTTCTTGGTTGAAACTAAATAATGCACAACTCTAATACAAAAATTAGCAATTGGCTTATGAGGATAGGAAAAACAACACCAAAACAATCGAATTCAAAACTTAAGAGAGGAAAAAGAACACTCcattcatgtattaattaacgAACTAATGTTTGTTAGATAGGTGAATACTTGTAAAAAATCCAACATCTTACCTGTTCAAGAAGAAAGAATTTGATGAATAGCTTACTGATAAAGAGGGAGATAGAGCATCGTTGATGTTGGAGATAAAGAGAGAAGGGTAAattagaaagagagagagagaagcgtaaattagaaagagagagagaagcgtaaattaaaaagagaaaaaaaaaaaacagacgtGTGAGCTTTTTAAGCAAATAAATTTGGCATTTTTGAGAGTCTGAATCCCATTAAGATTCTTTTTGAAATCTGACCGAGTCAGATGTTTTCAGATGTATTAAGagactatttaaaaaaaaaaacaaatgcacttaatgggccaaaatctgaaccattcagattcagacccccattaagtgcaaacaaatgggGCCTTAGGAGTTATTTGGCGCATGGTAtaggctgggatatcccagcactaattttttgtaccgtgtttggtagaaggtataatttatacctcctaccaaacacgGTACAAAATGAAACCTAAGCCTAAgggtgggatatcccaccttatcccaagaagtgggataaattagtcccgagaTTATAATCCAGGAATAATTTTGGCTACCTACCAAACAATCacttaggggtcatttggtacgCGGAttaaattatcccgggattataatttcAGAATTATAATTctgggactaatttatctcatctaGGAGATGGGATAACATAATCTCAAGATTAATGGGATAAGGTGGATATCCCATCCTTAAGATTGTGCTTCATTTTATACTCtatttggtataaggtataaatttgtaccttctaccaaacatggtacaaaattaCTGCTGGGATATCCTAGATTATACCATGTACCAAACGACCTCTTAATGTAGACAATGTAT
Coding sequences:
- the LOC132629394 gene encoding uncharacterized protein LOC132629394 isoform X1; the protein is MEQANENSRLTWRLEVVKTFLETCIQEVSLNGRQRSSLKPDSWNKVKVVLQTSHDFIVTQNKMKNHYDYLKEKYQAWLPITKKTGNIYDPATNTIRMSNEEWDEYIKAHPKAKTLRSAPLPFPELCTTLFEGSTATGIHGWSPSCTTPQPGASSVATNIDIDSLDDIEDLLGDKNDGASKDFPSQSSIPIEKNNLGKKRKNASSRLEIDEKMSAALELLMNKNNGPDVEECIEKLDKLGWEEPLYSTTLSIFCEGDSYTKTWMKLRGVDKLEIYVKTMGKKLGIL
- the LOC132629394 gene encoding uncharacterized protein LOC132629394 isoform X2, whose protein sequence is MDIDDQILWLMSLYWQRNRYRLKYDRRIRDLTSSLSGQKYTLELLSGSNRQCIELMRMSRDAYVRLCQHFRHNGWLIDSKHISVEEKIAIFLTIIGHNERYVVIKRRFQHSLQTIHKYFHEVLEAIDSNMNIPGAHNRLRRIFKGEIGALDGTLVHAVVPANQQIVYRGKGKGKCYQNVLAICDFNMVFTYVYAGWEGVAHDAHVLTEIASNPDNGFPFPPPSKSYSLNN